A region of Micromonospora chokoriensis DNA encodes the following proteins:
- the nhaA gene encoding Na+/H+ antiporter NhaA: MTSNNPRRVMITRTAWEGRFNAPLRAFLRTETGGARVVVVAAAVALVWANLHSSSYESVWSTTFSVRLGDWPVSHDLRTWVNSGLMTVFFLVAGLELRREFDIGELRERRRLALPMLAGFGGMLVPIAIYLAFNAGQTTAAGWGAVMATDTALALGALAVFGPRFSDRLRSFLLTVSVVDDLVAIAVLAIAYPDHPSPPALLVAVVIFGLVLLVRAWGVRFGPVYALLGVAAWVAVSESGVDPVVVGLIMGLLTYAYAPGRDELQYASDQFRLFREQPTPQLARMAQAGLTSALSPNERLQTLYHPWASYVVVPLFALANVGIVLDGELLSRAVTSPVTLGVVAAYVVGKPAGIVATSWLVARLSGNRFRPPVGWVAVAGVGTVSGIGFTVALLIATHALHGPALDEAKFGILVATVGASVVTWLVFRAVARLSPSRRARALLGVTEAIVDLKLPVESGRDHMRGALDAPVTVVEYGDFECPYCGQAEPVVREMLADFANVRYVWRHLPLTDVHPHAQLAAEAAEAAGEQGSFWEMHDLLLTHQDALSPSDLLGYAERLGLDLDMFREHMVKRLGVDRVAEDVESADLSGVTGTPTFFINGRRHHGAYDIVALSAAVKGAFAAAKLRPEYHPRDRQHRDDRRTS; the protein is encoded by the coding sequence GTGACGAGCAACAACCCGCGTCGGGTGATGATCACCCGGACCGCCTGGGAGGGGCGGTTCAACGCTCCGCTGCGCGCGTTCCTGCGCACCGAGACCGGCGGCGCGCGGGTGGTGGTGGTCGCCGCGGCGGTGGCCCTCGTGTGGGCGAACCTGCACTCGTCGTCGTACGAGTCGGTCTGGAGCACCACCTTCTCGGTCCGGCTCGGCGACTGGCCGGTGTCGCACGACCTGCGGACCTGGGTCAACAGCGGGTTGATGACGGTCTTCTTCCTGGTCGCGGGGTTGGAGTTGCGTCGCGAGTTCGACATCGGCGAGCTGCGGGAGCGGCGGCGACTGGCGTTGCCGATGCTGGCCGGGTTCGGCGGCATGCTCGTGCCGATCGCGATCTACCTCGCGTTCAACGCGGGGCAGACCACCGCCGCCGGCTGGGGTGCGGTGATGGCGACCGACACGGCGCTCGCGCTCGGCGCCCTTGCCGTCTTCGGGCCGCGCTTCTCGGACCGGCTGCGCAGCTTCCTGCTGACCGTCTCCGTCGTCGACGACCTGGTCGCGATCGCGGTGCTGGCCATCGCGTACCCGGATCACCCCTCGCCCCCGGCGTTGCTCGTCGCGGTGGTGATCTTCGGTCTCGTGCTGCTCGTCCGGGCGTGGGGAGTGCGGTTCGGGCCGGTCTACGCGCTGTTGGGGGTGGCGGCCTGGGTCGCGGTCTCGGAGTCCGGTGTCGACCCGGTCGTGGTGGGCCTGATCATGGGCCTGCTGACCTATGCGTACGCCCCCGGGCGGGACGAGCTGCAGTACGCGAGCGACCAGTTCCGCCTCTTCCGGGAGCAGCCCACCCCGCAGCTCGCCCGGATGGCCCAGGCCGGTCTCACCTCGGCGCTGTCGCCGAACGAGCGGCTGCAGACCCTCTACCACCCGTGGGCGAGCTACGTTGTCGTGCCGCTGTTCGCCCTGGCGAACGTCGGGATCGTCCTCGACGGCGAGCTGCTGTCCAGGGCCGTGACGTCGCCGGTGACGCTCGGCGTCGTGGCGGCGTACGTCGTCGGCAAGCCGGCCGGGATCGTGGCCACCTCGTGGCTGGTGGCCCGGCTGAGCGGGAACCGGTTCCGGCCACCCGTCGGTTGGGTGGCCGTGGCGGGCGTCGGCACCGTGTCCGGCATCGGGTTCACCGTCGCCCTCCTGATCGCCACCCACGCCCTGCACGGCCCGGCGCTGGACGAGGCCAAGTTCGGCATCCTGGTCGCGACGGTTGGTGCGTCCGTCGTGACCTGGTTGGTGTTCCGTGCTGTCGCCCGGCTCTCGCCGTCGCGACGTGCACGCGCTCTGCTCGGCGTCACCGAGGCCATCGTCGACCTGAAACTTCCGGTCGAGTCGGGGCGTGACCACATGCGGGGAGCCCTGGACGCGCCGGTGACGGTCGTGGAGTACGGCGACTTCGAGTGCCCCTACTGCGGGCAGGCCGAGCCGGTGGTGCGGGAGATGCTGGCCGACTTCGCCAATGTCCGGTACGTGTGGCGACACCTGCCGCTCACCGACGTCCACCCGCACGCCCAACTCGCCGCCGAGGCCGCCGAAGCGGCGGGAGAGCAGGGCTCGTTCTGGGAGATGCACGATCTGCTCCTCACCCACCAGGACGCGCTCAGTCCCAGCGACCTGCTGGGCTACGCCGAGCGCCTCGGCCTGGATCTGGACATGTTCCGGGAGCACATGGTCAAACGTCTGGGCGTGGACCGGGTGGCCGAGGACGTCGAGTCCGCCGATCTCAGCGGCGTCACCGGCACCCCGACCTTCTTCATCAACGGCCGACGCCACCACGGCGCGTACGACATCGTCGCGCTCTCGGCAGCGGTGAAGGGGGCGTTCGCCGCCGCGAAGCTCCGCCCGGAGTACCACCCTCGCGACCGTCAGCACCGCGACGACCGGCGGACGAGCTGA
- a CDS encoding discoidin domain-containing protein gives MSEQSPLSRRTFLSAGATLLASVGVAAVLPDAVAAAAPATPPATPQATDLARYRPVAVSSTDYAPTPATFAVDGLPQVGVRGSGWRAAGNADPQWISVDLQAPCRVEAITLVFEATLADGPFDGNYTETDGDEILSSAATSYRIEVSTDGRTWTSVYETTEGQGGVQAIKLPAPVTARWIRMTATKRANSNPVGLNGFQVYGVPLAGRPKAEGWTSWEDGNTGPAPALSVAADGTVPLESGWSLTMDDFAGTADGAELSRAGVDVRSWLPATVPGTVLGTLVEQGHLPDPVSGFNNMRIPEALSRHTWWYRRTLRLPRELDTSAGRRIWLEFDGINHEATAWVNGVQVGSVKHPFARAAFDITDALAGHRGEHVLAVRVTPMPHQGTPGDKGPDGRTFLQSAHHYLDAPTYLAVSGWDWMPAVRDRVTGLWDHVRLRSTGAVVVGDPHVQTTLPDLPRTDTAEVTIRVPVRNATATATTVTVRAEFDRVRVESTVTVPADGSTTVTFAPEHHPALRLRKPRLWWPNGYGDPHLYDLTLTATVKRAVSDRRELRFGVRQFAYDWHQPIVISPPGKPALEFVDGAATQTVTFDRQHARHVRIQAGQRATGWGISMFALSVADGTGPDLALRRDATASSAENDTNVAAKAVDGDAATRWASKAEDDQWIQVDLGSAVDFDRVTIVWEQAYALDYRVQVSADGDAWTDVKAVSNDTPLGSRADQVETFPSQTARHLRIQTGARATSWGVSMWALSVRRQAEPDVDLALGKAASASSSDGDSNGPDRAVDGNPRTRWSSRFEDNQYIQVDLGAPVTFDQVTIVWEQAYARDFVIQVSNDGQSWTDVKAVSNKITELKISVNGVPVFARGGNWGWDELLRRVLPDRLADTVEMHRDMNFTMIRNWLGSSNREELYRACDEQGILVWNDFWQAGGFLPNPPGYVDIAADTIRRFRHHPSIVVWCGANEGDPPPIVDAGLKQAVSTEHPEILYIPNSASGIVSGRGPYHWVDPSTYTDVTMYEADSFGFHTEIGMPVVSVTESMRNLVGDAKEWPISEVWNYHDWSTVGNQRVGTYQAAIDARLGESVSLDEFATRAQFVNYESHRAMFEAWNANLWQDATGLLLWMSHPAWHSTVWQTYDYDLDVNGAYYGARKGCEPLHVQADPGTWQVRVVNHTATAVTGVTVTARRYDLSGRSLGTPQRQRVDVASSATTAVFPLAAPGGGGLHLVRLELRDSRDRLLTENTYWRYDRAEQMRALNDVPNTRLSTSSGTVRVVDGRNTVTTTVRNQGRTVAALVRLAVRDQRGERVLPARFDDNYFWLLPGETREVRVSWPARPGLARQVRVTAQAYNSAPA, from the coding sequence ATGTCCGAGCAATCGCCCCTGTCGCGGCGTACCTTCCTCTCCGCCGGAGCCACGCTGCTGGCGTCGGTCGGGGTGGCCGCGGTCCTACCGGACGCCGTCGCGGCCGCCGCTCCGGCGACGCCGCCCGCCACCCCGCAGGCCACCGACCTCGCCCGGTACCGTCCGGTCGCGGTCTCCTCGACCGACTACGCGCCGACGCCCGCGACCTTCGCGGTGGACGGCCTGCCGCAGGTCGGCGTCCGGGGGAGTGGGTGGCGGGCCGCCGGCAACGCCGATCCACAATGGATCTCCGTGGACCTGCAGGCGCCCTGCCGGGTCGAGGCGATCACCCTGGTCTTCGAGGCCACGCTCGCCGACGGGCCGTTCGACGGCAACTACACCGAGACCGACGGCGACGAGATTCTCTCCAGCGCCGCCACGTCGTACCGGATCGAGGTCTCCACCGACGGCCGGACCTGGACGTCGGTGTACGAGACGACCGAGGGTCAGGGCGGTGTGCAGGCGATCAAGCTGCCCGCGCCGGTCACCGCCCGGTGGATCCGCATGACGGCCACGAAGCGTGCGAACAGCAACCCGGTGGGCCTCAACGGGTTCCAGGTCTACGGCGTACCCCTGGCCGGACGGCCGAAGGCCGAGGGCTGGACCAGTTGGGAGGACGGCAACACCGGCCCGGCTCCCGCGCTGAGTGTCGCCGCCGACGGCACCGTGCCGCTGGAGTCCGGCTGGTCGCTGACGATGGACGACTTCGCGGGCACCGCCGACGGCGCCGAACTCTCCCGAGCGGGCGTCGACGTCCGGTCCTGGCTGCCGGCGACGGTGCCCGGCACCGTGCTGGGCACCCTGGTCGAGCAGGGGCACCTGCCCGACCCGGTGTCCGGCTTCAACAACATGCGCATCCCCGAGGCGCTGTCCCGGCACACCTGGTGGTACCGGCGCACCCTGCGGTTGCCACGCGAGCTGGACACGTCGGCCGGTCGGCGGATCTGGCTGGAGTTCGACGGCATCAACCACGAGGCGACCGCCTGGGTCAACGGCGTGCAGGTCGGCAGCGTCAAGCACCCCTTCGCGCGGGCGGCCTTCGACATCACCGACGCCCTCGCCGGTCACCGCGGCGAGCACGTCCTCGCCGTCCGGGTCACCCCGATGCCACACCAGGGCACCCCCGGCGACAAGGGCCCCGACGGCCGTACCTTCCTCCAGTCGGCCCACCACTACCTCGACGCGCCGACCTACCTGGCGGTGTCCGGCTGGGACTGGATGCCCGCCGTCCGCGACCGGGTCACCGGCCTGTGGGACCACGTCCGGCTGCGCAGCACCGGCGCCGTGGTCGTCGGCGACCCGCACGTGCAGACCACGCTGCCGGACCTGCCCCGCACCGACACCGCCGAGGTCACCATCCGGGTGCCGGTCCGCAACGCGACGGCCACCGCCACCACCGTCACCGTCCGCGCCGAGTTCGACAGGGTACGCGTCGAGTCCACTGTCACCGTCCCCGCCGACGGCAGCACCACCGTCACCTTCGCCCCGGAGCACCACCCCGCGTTGCGCCTGCGCAAGCCCCGGCTGTGGTGGCCCAACGGCTACGGCGACCCCCACCTGTACGACCTCACGCTCACCGCCACCGTCAAGCGCGCGGTCAGCGACCGGCGTGAGCTGCGCTTCGGTGTCCGACAGTTCGCCTACGACTGGCACCAGCCGATCGTGATCTCGCCGCCCGGCAAGCCCGCCCTGGAGTTCGTCGACGGGGCGGCCACGCAGACCGTCACGTTCGACCGGCAGCACGCCCGACACGTCCGCATCCAGGCCGGCCAACGCGCGACCGGCTGGGGCATCTCGATGTTCGCGCTGTCGGTGGCCGACGGCACCGGGCCGGACCTCGCCCTGCGTCGCGACGCGACCGCCTCGTCCGCCGAGAACGACACCAACGTGGCCGCCAAGGCCGTCGACGGCGACGCGGCGACCCGCTGGGCCTCGAAGGCCGAGGACGACCAGTGGATCCAGGTCGACCTCGGGTCGGCCGTCGACTTCGACCGGGTCACCATCGTCTGGGAGCAGGCGTACGCGCTGGACTACCGCGTCCAGGTCTCCGCCGACGGCGACGCCTGGACCGACGTGAAGGCGGTCAGCAACGACACCCCGCTGGGCAGCCGCGCCGACCAGGTCGAGACGTTCCCCAGTCAGACCGCCCGGCACCTGCGCATCCAGACCGGTGCGCGGGCCACCTCGTGGGGGGTGTCCATGTGGGCGCTCTCGGTGCGGCGGCAGGCCGAGCCGGACGTGGACCTGGCCCTGGGCAAGGCCGCCAGCGCCTCGTCGTCGGACGGCGATTCCAACGGCCCGGACCGGGCCGTCGACGGCAACCCCCGGACCCGCTGGTCGTCGAGGTTCGAGGACAACCAGTACATCCAGGTCGACCTCGGCGCACCGGTCACGTTCGACCAGGTCACCATCGTCTGGGAGCAGGCGTACGCCCGCGACTTCGTCATCCAGGTCTCAAACGACGGGCAGTCGTGGACCGACGTGAAGGCGGTCAGCAACAAGATCACCGAGCTGAAGATCAGTGTCAACGGTGTGCCGGTGTTCGCCCGGGGCGGCAACTGGGGCTGGGACGAGCTGTTGCGGCGGGTGCTGCCCGACCGGCTGGCCGACACCGTCGAGATGCACCGCGACATGAACTTCACGATGATCCGCAACTGGCTCGGCAGCAGCAACCGCGAGGAGCTGTACCGGGCCTGCGACGAGCAGGGCATCCTGGTCTGGAACGACTTCTGGCAGGCCGGCGGGTTCCTGCCCAACCCGCCGGGCTACGTCGACATCGCCGCCGACACGATCCGGCGGTTCCGGCACCACCCGAGCATCGTGGTGTGGTGCGGCGCCAACGAGGGTGACCCGCCGCCGATCGTCGACGCCGGCCTCAAGCAGGCCGTGAGCACCGAGCACCCGGAGATCCTCTACATCCCCAACTCCGCCAGCGGCATCGTGAGCGGGCGCGGGCCGTACCACTGGGTCGACCCGAGCACCTACACCGACGTGACGATGTACGAGGCCGACTCCTTCGGCTTCCACACCGAGATCGGCATGCCGGTCGTGTCGGTGACGGAGAGCATGCGCAACCTCGTCGGCGACGCGAAGGAGTGGCCGATCAGCGAGGTGTGGAACTACCACGACTGGTCGACAGTCGGTAACCAGCGCGTCGGGACGTACCAGGCGGCCATCGACGCGCGGCTCGGTGAGTCCGTCTCGCTCGACGAGTTCGCCACCCGGGCGCAGTTCGTCAACTACGAGAGCCACCGCGCCATGTTCGAGGCGTGGAACGCCAACCTCTGGCAGGACGCCACAGGTCTGCTGTTGTGGATGTCGCACCCGGCGTGGCACAGCACGGTCTGGCAGACCTACGACTACGACCTCGACGTGAACGGCGCCTACTACGGGGCCCGCAAGGGCTGCGAGCCGCTGCACGTGCAGGCCGACCCGGGCACCTGGCAGGTCCGCGTGGTCAACCACACCGCGACGGCGGTCACCGGTGTGACGGTCACCGCCCGGCGGTACGACCTGAGCGGCCGGTCGTTGGGTACGCCGCAGCGGCAGCGGGTGGACGTGGCGAGTTCGGCGACGACGGCGGTCTTCCCGCTCGCCGCGCCGGGCGGCGGCGGCCTGCACCTGGTCCGCCTGGAGCTGCGCGACAGCCGCGACCGGCTGCTCACCGAGAACACCTACTGGCGCTACGACAGGGCCGAGCAGATGCGGGCGCTCAACGACGTGCCGAACACCCGCCTGTCGACGTCGTCGGGCACCGTCCGTGTGGTGGACGGCCGGAACACCGTCACCACGACGGTCCGCAACCAGGGCCGTACGGTCGCCGCGTTGGTCCGGCTCGCCGTGCGCGACCAGCGTGGTGAGAGGGTTCTGCCGGCCCGCTTCGACGACAACTACTTCTGGCTCCTGCCGGGGGAGACCCGCGAGGTGCGGGTGTCCTGGCCCGCGCGGCCGGGCCTGGCCCGTCAGGTCCGGGTGACGGCGCAGGCGTACAACTCGGCGCCGGCCTGA
- a CDS encoding gamma-glutamyltransferase family protein, whose amino-acid sequence MTFTTRPTLQGTVGMVSSTHWLASQAAMGILERGGNAFDAAVTAGFVLHVVEPHLNGPGGEVPAIVATAQDPRPTVLCGQGPAPAGATIAHFRSLGMDLVPGAGPLAAAVPGAVDAWLLLLRAHGTLTLAEVLDPAIGYAAAGHPLVGRVGDTVAAVRSLFEDHWPTSAALWLRGGRPPRAGEMVTNPAYADTLRRLVRAGQAAGADREAQIEAARRAWGTGFVAEAIDAFSRRPFQDSSGRPHAGLVTGDDLAAYSATWEQPATLDWHGYSVAKTGFWGQGPVLLQALATLDALDEPAAFDPDTATGVHAQIEALTLAFADREAWYGDDVDVPATALLSREYARERAALVGDRASARLRPGRPDGAQPRLPAHVRSGVVGRAAPTDPTTGEPTVRPDGVTRGDTCHVDVVDRWGNMISATPSGGWLQSSPTIPELGFPLGSRLQMFWLEEGLASSLAPGRRPRTTLSPTMVHRDGEPVLACGTPGGDQQDQWQLPFLLRHLVGGRTLQEAIDAPAWHTLGLPGSFYPRDSEPGVLVVEDRYDDSVLAALRAYGHEVRVVDGWSLGRLCAVTRDPATGVLAAGANPRGMQGYACGR is encoded by the coding sequence ATGACGTTCACCACCCGACCCACGTTGCAGGGCACCGTCGGCATGGTGTCCTCGACGCACTGGCTCGCCAGCCAGGCGGCGATGGGCATCCTCGAACGCGGCGGCAACGCCTTCGACGCGGCGGTCACCGCCGGGTTCGTCCTGCACGTGGTCGAGCCGCACCTGAACGGGCCGGGCGGCGAGGTTCCGGCCATCGTGGCCACCGCGCAGGATCCCCGGCCGACGGTGCTGTGCGGGCAGGGGCCGGCGCCGGCCGGGGCGACCATCGCGCACTTCCGTTCCCTCGGGATGGACCTCGTCCCGGGGGCCGGGCCGCTCGCGGCGGCCGTACCCGGTGCCGTGGACGCCTGGCTCCTGCTGCTGCGCGCGCACGGCACGCTCACCCTCGCCGAGGTGCTGGACCCGGCGATCGGCTACGCCGCCGCCGGTCACCCGCTGGTGGGCCGCGTCGGTGACACCGTCGCCGCCGTGCGGTCGTTGTTCGAGGACCACTGGCCCACGTCCGCCGCGCTCTGGCTGCGCGGCGGACGGCCACCGCGCGCCGGGGAGATGGTCACCAACCCGGCGTACGCGGACACCCTGCGCCGACTGGTGCGGGCGGGGCAGGCGGCCGGCGCGGACCGGGAGGCGCAGATCGAGGCCGCGCGACGGGCCTGGGGCACCGGTTTCGTCGCCGAGGCGATCGACGCGTTCAGCCGGCGGCCGTTCCAGGACTCCAGCGGCCGACCGCACGCCGGCCTGGTCACCGGGGACGACCTGGCCGCGTACTCGGCGACCTGGGAGCAGCCCGCCACCCTCGACTGGCACGGCTACTCGGTGGCGAAGACCGGGTTCTGGGGTCAGGGCCCGGTGCTGCTGCAGGCGCTGGCCACCCTCGACGCGCTCGACGAGCCCGCCGCGTTCGACCCGGACACCGCGACCGGTGTGCACGCCCAGATCGAGGCGCTCACACTCGCCTTCGCCGACCGGGAAGCCTGGTACGGCGACGACGTGGACGTGCCCGCCACGGCGCTGCTGTCCCGGGAGTACGCGCGGGAGCGGGCGGCCCTGGTCGGTGACCGCGCGTCGGCGCGGTTGCGGCCGGGACGTCCCGACGGGGCACAGCCTCGCCTGCCGGCCCACGTCCGATCCGGCGTCGTTGGGCGGGCCGCCCCGACGGACCCGACGACGGGGGAGCCGACGGTGCGGCCGGACGGGGTGACCCGTGGCGACACCTGTCACGTCGACGTGGTCGACAGGTGGGGCAACATGATCTCCGCTACCCCGAGCGGTGGCTGGTTGCAGAGCTCGCCGACGATCCCGGAACTCGGCTTCCCGCTGGGCAGCAGGTTGCAGATGTTCTGGCTGGAGGAGGGCCTCGCGTCGTCGTTGGCGCCGGGGCGCCGACCGCGTACGACGTTGAGCCCGACGATGGTGCACCGCGACGGGGAGCCGGTGCTGGCGTGCGGGACACCCGGTGGCGACCAGCAGGACCAGTGGCAGTTGCCGTTCCTGCTTCGGCACCTCGTCGGCGGTCGGACCCTCCAGGAGGCGATCGACGCCCCGGCCTGGCACACGCTCGGCCTGCCCGGGTCATTCTACCCACGGGACTCCGAGCCCGGTGTCCTAGTGGTGGAGGACCGCTACGACGACAGCGTGCTGGCGGCCCTGCGCGCGTACGGGCACGAGGTGCGGGTGGTCGACGGGTGGAGCCTCGGTCGGCTCTGCGCCGTGACCCGTGACCCGGCGACGGGTGTGCTCGCCGCCGGTGCGAACCCCCGAGGGATGCAGGGCTACGCGTGCGGCCGTTAG
- a CDS encoding response regulator transcription factor, with protein sequence MIRVLLVDDQHLIRAGLRMLCDAQPDIEVVGEADNGREAITLAARLLPDVVVMDLRMPGVDGITATSRILAERPTTRILVLTTFGDDDHLYPALTAGACGFLLKDAPPTELLDGIRRAAAGDSPFSAEVLRRLVQRAVHARPETPRPVQGLTAREQDVLNLVAEGLSNTEIGDRLHIGVTTVKTHITSLMTKTDSPNRVRLALFARGV encoded by the coding sequence GTGATCCGGGTGCTGCTGGTCGACGACCAGCACCTCATCCGGGCCGGGCTGCGGATGCTCTGCGACGCCCAACCCGACATCGAGGTCGTCGGGGAGGCCGACAACGGCCGCGAGGCGATCACGCTCGCCGCGCGGCTGCTCCCCGACGTCGTGGTCATGGACCTGCGCATGCCCGGCGTCGACGGGATCACCGCGACCAGCCGGATCCTCGCCGAACGCCCCACCACCCGCATCCTGGTGTTGACCACGTTCGGCGACGACGACCACCTCTATCCCGCCCTCACCGCCGGCGCCTGCGGGTTTCTGCTCAAGGACGCGCCCCCGACCGAGTTGCTGGACGGCATCCGCCGGGCCGCCGCCGGTGACAGCCCGTTCAGCGCCGAGGTGCTCCGACGCCTCGTGCAACGCGCCGTGCACGCCCGCCCGGAGACGCCACGACCGGTGCAGGGGTTGACCGCCCGCGAACAGGACGTGCTGAACCTGGTCGCCGAGGGCCTGTCCAACACCGAGATCGGCGATCGGCTCCACATCGGTGTCACCACGGTCAAGACCCACATCACCAGTCTGATGACCAAGACGGACAGCCCGAACCGGGTACGCCTCGCCCTGTTCGCGCGCGGCGTCTGA
- a CDS encoding sensor histidine kinase — protein sequence MSWLGRLFDLRDTLVRMVLLDLTGLCYLLVVPHSTSTPTTAQWVLAVPAFAVALAAHRRPAVNLVAQAALLAVAIQLVDDFTINQVGASWALLETTMRARGPRAIWLGTALLVVVDLTDSIGDPPRRFASGVVGLAVEVGVPVLLGLVIRTNRELARQAVEQAAAEQRQRESESRAARADERATIARELHDVVAHHVASMVLRVGVARHVLTDLDPRAGEVFDDVHGTGTAALAELRRLVAVLRDPDGVRGDAALTAIEPSALPAAIGAAVDRARQAGVTVEADLDPAIGSLDAVRGMAVLRLTQEALTNVAKHAGTSAVARLVVAVHDDAVHWEVTDTGHGGIPAGLPAGGGHGITGMRERVEVLGGRLEAGPTGTGWRVRTVLPAVVAASDRRPAAPLPAEREAPGGSMPGDHAAPAGSRTPEPA from the coding sequence GTGAGCTGGCTGGGGCGGCTGTTCGACCTGCGGGACACACTCGTGCGGATGGTGCTGCTCGACCTCACCGGGTTGTGCTACCTGCTCGTCGTTCCGCACTCCACCAGCACCCCCACGACGGCACAGTGGGTCCTCGCGGTGCCGGCGTTCGCGGTGGCGCTGGCGGCGCACCGCCGACCGGCGGTCAACCTGGTGGCGCAGGCCGCTCTGCTGGCGGTCGCGATCCAGCTGGTCGACGACTTCACGATCAACCAGGTCGGCGCCAGTTGGGCGTTGCTGGAGACGACCATGCGGGCGCGCGGCCCCCGGGCCATCTGGCTGGGCACCGCGCTGCTGGTGGTGGTCGACCTGACCGACTCGATCGGCGACCCGCCACGCCGGTTCGCCTCCGGGGTCGTCGGGCTCGCCGTGGAGGTCGGCGTGCCGGTCCTGCTCGGCCTGGTCATCCGCACCAACCGGGAACTCGCCCGGCAGGCCGTGGAGCAGGCCGCCGCCGAGCAACGCCAGCGTGAGTCGGAGAGCCGGGCGGCACGCGCCGACGAACGCGCCACCATCGCCCGCGAGCTGCACGACGTCGTCGCGCACCACGTGGCGTCGATGGTGCTGCGCGTCGGCGTGGCCCGGCACGTGCTCACCGACCTGGACCCCCGGGCGGGCGAGGTGTTCGACGACGTGCACGGCACCGGCACGGCGGCCCTGGCGGAGCTGCGCCGGCTGGTCGCGGTGCTGCGCGACCCCGACGGGGTACGCGGTGACGCGGCGCTGACCGCGATCGAGCCCTCCGCGCTGCCGGCGGCGATCGGCGCCGCTGTCGACCGGGCACGCCAGGCCGGTGTCACAGTGGAGGCCGACCTGGATCCGGCGATCGGTTCCCTCGACGCGGTACGCGGCATGGCCGTGCTGCGGCTGACCCAGGAGGCACTGACCAACGTGGCCAAACACGCCGGAACCTCAGCGGTGGCGCGGCTCGTCGTCGCCGTCCACGACGACGCGGTGCACTGGGAGGTCACCGACACCGGGCACGGTGGGATCCCGGCGGGTCTACCGGCCGGCGGCGGTCACGGCATCACCGGCATGCGCGAGCGCGTCGAGGTCCTCGGCGGCCGGTTGGAGGCGGGCCCGACCGGCACCGGCTGGCGGGTGCGCACCGTCCTCCCGGCGGTGGTCGCCGCGTCGGACCGTCGCCCGGCCGCGCCCCTGCCCGCCGAGCGGGAGGCCCCGGGCGGGTCGATGCCCGGTGACCATGCGGCCCCGGCGGGATCGCGCACCCCGGAGCCGGCGTGA
- a CDS encoding ABA4-like family protein, whose protein sequence is MTATLFSLTFAVAAPFWALMILLPRWSWTARIIASPLIVLPVVVIYALLVLPAFGEVLPAVASPTLAGVRDLLGTSDGAAAGWAHMIAFDLFVGRWAWLDSRERGVPALVMAPVLVLTILLGPLGLAAYLAVRTGWRRPATAATGPQRLG, encoded by the coding sequence ATGACCGCGACGCTGTTCTCCCTGACGTTCGCGGTGGCCGCGCCGTTCTGGGCGCTGATGATCCTGCTGCCGCGGTGGTCCTGGACCGCGCGGATCATCGCCTCCCCGCTGATCGTGCTGCCGGTCGTGGTGATCTACGCGCTGCTGGTGCTGCCGGCGTTCGGCGAGGTGCTGCCGGCCGTGGCCTCGCCGACGCTGGCCGGGGTGCGGGACCTGCTCGGCACCTCCGACGGCGCGGCGGCGGGCTGGGCGCACATGATCGCGTTCGATCTGTTCGTCGGGCGGTGGGCGTGGTTGGACAGCCGCGAACGGGGGGTGCCGGCGCTGGTCATGGCTCCGGTGCTGGTGCTGACCATCCTGCTCGGACCGCTCGGCCTGGCCGCGTACCTCGCGGTCCGGACCGGGTGGCGGCGGCCGGCGACCGCCGCCACCGGCCCGCAGCGCCTAGGCTGA
- a CDS encoding VOC family protein yields the protein MTTNADRVQPNETAVPLLHCAAPEETLAFWRALGFEVTYEQTRPYVYLAFRWSGFDLHYGPAPKDLDPAKEQSGGCLVLVDAVAAYHAVFTEAMRKAYGKVLVKGLPRITRYRAGASRFSIVDPSGNTVVFIQRDEPKDLEYGGSKELEGLARVLDNARILREFKMDDRAAYRALDSGMRRRAEDAPVVEQATALAGLIELAMALGKADRVPEWGARLQKLTLTPEQRTQVARYVADPTILEPWWPAPR from the coding sequence ATGACGACCAATGCGGACCGTGTCCAGCCGAACGAGACCGCCGTGCCGCTGCTGCACTGTGCGGCCCCGGAGGAGACCCTGGCGTTCTGGCGGGCGCTCGGGTTCGAGGTGACCTACGAGCAGACCAGACCGTACGTGTACCTGGCCTTTCGGTGGAGTGGGTTCGATCTGCACTACGGGCCGGCACCGAAGGATCTCGACCCGGCCAAGGAGCAGTCCGGCGGCTGCCTGGTGCTGGTGGACGCCGTCGCGGCGTACCACGCGGTGTTCACCGAGGCGATGCGCAAGGCCTACGGCAAGGTCCTGGTCAAGGGCCTGCCTCGAATCACCCGCTATCGCGCCGGGGCGTCGCGGTTCAGCATCGTCGACCCGTCCGGCAACACCGTCGTCTTCATTCAGCGGGACGAGCCGAAGGACCTGGAGTACGGCGGGTCGAAGGAGCTGGAAGGGTTGGCCCGGGTGCTCGACAACGCGCGGATCCTGCGCGAGTTCAAGATGGACGACCGGGCGGCCTACCGTGCGCTCGACTCGGGGATGCGCCGCCGCGCCGAGGACGCTCCGGTCGTCGAGCAGGCGACGGCGTTGGCCGGCCTGATCGAGTTGGCGATGGCGTTGGGCAAGGCCGATCGGGTGCCCGAGTGGGGCGCGCGACTTCAAAAGCTGACGCTGACCCCGGAGCAGCGGACGCAGGTGGCCCGGTACGTCGCCGACCCGACCATCCTCGAACCGTGGTGGCCCGCCCCGCGCTGA